Proteins from a genomic interval of Lycium ferocissimum isolate CSIRO_LF1 chromosome 2, AGI_CSIRO_Lferr_CH_V1, whole genome shotgun sequence:
- the LOC132047846 gene encoding uncharacterized protein LOC132047846, whose amino-acid sequence MATDELVQIPNRQKSPGDEDSNQLLWFALGIGGYNVIKVAGNRPRFQDPHSNGSGFVDDICGSSGHLNIEKNAFQGFGSSAGRSTDWLFGVPSRDQKYRSVADRNEFKILHYMKVLYGIGEK is encoded by the exons ATGGCCACTGATGAATTAGTTCAA ATACCGAACCGTCAGAAGTCCCCAGGAGATGAAGATTCCAACCAACTCCTATGGTTCGCATTAGGAATAGGAGGGTATAATGTCATCAAG GTTGCTGGAAATAGGCCAAGGTTCCAGGATCCTCATTCTAATGGGTCTGGATTTGTTGATGATATTTGTGGGTCCTCAGGCCATTTAAATATAGAGAAGAATGCTTTTCAGGGATTTGGTTCTTCTGCTGGACGGAGCAccgatt GGTTGTTCGGAGTACCTAGTCGGGATCAGAAGTACAGAAGTGTAGCAGACAGGAAC GAATTTAAGATCTTGCATTATATGAAAGTGCTTTATGGTATTGGTGAAAAGTGA